The Malus sylvestris chromosome 14, drMalSylv7.2, whole genome shotgun sequence genome segment TTATACTAAAGAAGATTACTTTAACCGGGTATGATTCATTCTTGACTCTTGGGGGTGGCGACCTTTGTGGTACAAATGTTTTCCTTTGAAAGTTTTGACGTATTGAACCATAAGCATATTTGATGCAGTTACCCTCAACGAGTATCAAAACTGAAGGCTTCTGTAAGATACATGTTCCATAACCCAGAGGACGTTAAATGGTTCAAGGTGAGATTGCAgataatcttttattttttaaacttgtGTTGTTGTATCGAGAAAATTCAATACAATCACTACGGGTATGTTTTTTAATGTCCTTGGTGGTGGCAGCCTGTTGAAGTATGGACCAAATGTGGTCGTCGTGGTCGCATCAAGGAGCCTCTTGGTACACATGGTAAGATTACATAGCAATCTGTTTCTCTTTTCGTCTCACCTCTTTTTGTTACATCGAATTTTCTTCAAGTCGCTGAAATCTCCGACAATGCCCAAATAGTTCAGTATAGATTGTGCTCTGTTGTTGCATTTAGTGAGTTATGAAGTGCGTTTTCTTCCGTACGATTTTGTTTCAGGGGCACTGAAGTGCATCTTCAACGGGGTCCTCCAGCAGAGTGACACCGTATGCATGAGTCTGTACAAGCGTGCGTATCCCAAGTGGCCGGAACACCGCTTCCCAATTCTCGATGCTTGATACGATTGTGTGCGGGCACGCGACACTCATCCTTAAGAGTGCTTCCCGATTCTTGATGCTTGATAAGATGGCGTCTTGGACGCGTGAAACTTCCTTCAGAGACGGCTTTCCAGCGCAGAAGAAAAGTCACGCGTCTTGTATATGGGAATGAAGCTCTGGTTCAGATTATTGTTTCCAGTTTTCAGTTTTGCCCTGCTCGGACACCCGAATCGGGTGTCGAGGACGTAGCTGTAAGATCACTCCTGCTTTTCTTCGTTTGGACATTTTACGAGAACGAAGATTTGTTTGTGTGTTGTATTGGTTCTCCATTCTAAATTTCTAAGTAATACCAGTGTGCCATATATGTTAGCGTCGGGGTTCAGCAAAACGATTTAGCTGAAGGTATATCAACTATGTTATAAAAATTCTCTCATATCTAGCGATTGCTCTGATTGGTCTCTAAGCGTTTACAAATCAAGAAATTGCGCTTTGACTGCTGAGGCGTCCGCCTAGTGTGCTTATTCGCCCACCTGAACCCACCTAATCATATATCTAGATTGTGGTTCTCACTTAAACAAAGAAGTGATAACttatattttgcattttattttgtcaataaTGTAAGACTTATTTCAATGAAATGTAAGTAACTTTATCATTTTGCTAAGGTCATTTTTATCAACCTTGTCAGAATTTTGTCagaacgagttatgttggaatgactattgctccaattgggttaaaattgagggatcatttctccggttggattaaagttgatagactaatggtaattgatttttagttgagggacgatatctgcatgttttgatgagttgaaggactaatggtaatgaatttttaattaaaggatcattgctccaattgagttaaagtcaaggaaccattactacaatttacttGACTTATTAAATACTTGGAtgattatcacaatacaattatgtattttaaaataaaaaaacgtaCTTATTTACCCAATAAATGATAAAGTTACTTAAAGCTGGTAGGTCCCGCCTAAGCGATGGATCCAAACCCGCCGCTCGACTAACACCGAgtatcttttagaaccttaactatccatcattttattatttttagctTCTAAAGTAGTAATAACAGTACGTAATTCAATTGTGATATTGCCCAAAACAGAAAATTTCAAATACAAATGTTATAAGCCTTGAAAATGGTTCAAAACTATAATTTCTCAGCAAaagcagaagaaaaataaaaagataaaatctaCTGAGACTCTTCAAACTCATccaatttctctctcttcttcatttcaatttcatacttcCTCAGCCTCTCCTGCACTTTCTCCTGCAAtcacaaaaacccaacaaataaaTCAGATTAACAAATAAATTAGAAATTCGATAAATTCATGCTATTAATCCAGTGTTTGGCAGCTGAGAAAGCTGTAATTTTCTTTTGCGAGGAATTCCCGGAAACCAAACAGAGACAGAGAGCGAATTAAGAATATGAATATTCCAGTGACCTTGTAGCTTTTCTCGGCGCGGTCCATGACGTAGAAGCCGAGAATGCCACCGAGAATGGTGCCGGAGATGATCCGGACATAGGCCCAAGTATTCCCTGCCATTTTCCCTCTCGCTTTCTTTCCTTGATTTTCTCGGAAAAGTTTCAAGCTGCGCCCCCAGACGGTGGACGTGGATCTCTTGACTTGTAAATGTGTCGAGTCGGACGGGTCAGTGAACCGGTTAAAAGATCCAATAGGCCTACCATGGTTGTGGGCTTATTTATTTGAGCTTCTCTCAATTGGGTTTGGCTTGAGTTTGGGTCGAAAAAAAATGGCAATGATTTTGTAAGGGTTATCTCGACATCGGCATGTCACTCGGGGCACAAGTTATAGTTAAAGTGGGTTAGTGGTGGCACTTCAACATATATGTCATGTGATGTTACGGTTATAATCAAAACGTATGGTGACAATGCTACAAATTGGAAGTTTCACTATTCGTCCCTTGCATTCATAACACGACATTGGCAAGTTAAGCATGGCATTTGTTATAGTTTGAGTGGATATTGATATTACTTTGGCATGTATATCACGTGATGTTACGATTACTATTAAAACATTTTTGTGTCACGGCTGTAACTCGTATGTTAACTATTTGTCTTTCTTATTCATTACACGACATCAGCGTGTCACGCATGTCATGAATTATAGTTTGAGTGGATATTAATACCACTCCAGCATGTATGTCATGTGGTGTTGTGGTTACTATTAAAACATTTTTGTGTCATGGCTGTAAATCGCACGTTAACTATTTGTCTCTCTTATTTATTACATAACATTAGCATGTCACGCATGTCATGAATTATAATTTGAGTGGATACTAACACCACTTCGGCATGTATATCATGTGGTGTTGCAATTACTATTAAAACGTTTTTGTCTCACGGTTTTAAATCGTACGTTCACTATTTGTCTCTCTTATTCATTACACGACATCAGCGTGTCACACAGGTCATGAATTATAGTTTGAGTAGATATTGTCACCACTTCGGCATGTATGTCACTTGGTGTTGCGGTTACTATTAAAACGTTTTCGTGTCACATCTGTGAATCGTACGTTCATTATTCGTCTCTTGTATTCATAACACGACATCAACATGTCAGGCGAGGCACGAGTTATAGTTTGAGTGGATACTTGACACCACTTCAATATGTATGCCACATGGTCTTACAGTTACAATTTAAAATGTTTTTGTGTCAGGGCTGTAAATCGTATGTTCAGTATTCGTCTCTCGTATTCATAACATGACATCGACATGTCATGCAAAAAATAAGTTATAGTTTGAGTGGATACTGACACCACTTCGGCATGTAAACCACATGTTGTTACGATTACATAAAATGTTTCCTTGAGAGTGCTATAAATCATAAGTTCATTATTCATCTCTTGAATACGGAAATCAACAGAAAGACTGtatctccttagatttgattttcAATACATTTCTATAATCTACTCATTACTTTTCCAAAGAAAGTAATTGTTAGAGCAGCTCCAGCGGGAGCTTGTGCTCGAGGGACAGGATGCGGAACATGGCCAGATAACCCGAGTGGGGAGGTCCAGCTTGTGCTGGCGATGGAGCTCGAGTGGCCCCGAAGGAGAGGCCCACCAGGAgttgccagcccgagagcccgagGTGGAGGTGATGCATGTTGACGTCAGGGTGAAGATGCAAGGATTTTCTCATGGATTTTCTGGTCCAGGAGGAGCCTGGAGTCTCAGTTTTGGTCGTCGGACATCATCTCGTCGAAGGTTTGGGACTGGGTCGGTCGAGTCAGAGACTGATTTGTCCCGGCAAGTTGCGGCGGCGACGGTTTGGGAGAAGGAGGGGAGGAGAGGGGCTTGGAGGGCGAGGAGGTTAGAGAGGGATCTTGACTGCGAGAAGGAGAGGGTTTGACTGGAGATGAAGCTCAGGTTAAAagatatgggtttttttttatgggaAACAGAGGACTGAGAGCTCTGAGAGCTTGGTGGGGGAATTAAGTGAATGGGAAAGAAAACCTAGAAGTGGGATTTTGTGGGGATGCAAGGATTGAAAGAAAGtagaatattttgtattattttataaataaaaaaaatactattattttattgcctattgccaaggCTATTCAAGTGTAGGGGTGAAGATGTAAAAAGTGATTACTGTTAATTAAAGGCGGTTATTGTTCACTGGGTGGATAGCATAGTGGATAGCCCTAGGGGGCCTCCACCACACTGGAACTGCTCTTAGCATGAAGTAAAAATTTATGGGAACAGAAAACACATAATTTCTTTCAAATACTGAGATATTTGCAAACCTTGCTCATTTcccatcatttttatttttgttattttgattgatataattaaaactcattAACGTACAATTGGCTTCTTGTGGTTGAACTACATTTAAGTTATGTGAGTATAAAGCTGATGATAAATGCAGAGTTGAAGGAAGAAATTGAAGTATATATTCGAAGCTGCTTACTGCTAAAGGAGTGTTATGCGGTCGAGGTCGAGGTCGAGATCGATCGGAAGTTGAGAATAGCAAGAACTGCACCGTGTCATTTGTCCATTCAAAAATTAATCCGACAGAACTTGCTATACTTAACACACAATCTGCTAAATATACTCACGTTTAATTAAGTGAGTATTTGGCAGATTGTGTGTAATTAGCAAGTTTTGTCATATTTTTTGCATGGCCAGAGGTCACTTGGTGAAGTTCTTCTGCCATTCTCAACGTCCTCGATCGAAGAATCCTATTGCAGTAAACCGGTCCGAATACTTCCAATCATCCTCCAACTCTGCATGCATATATCATCACTTTATACTCACATTTCTTGTGTGACCTCTGCAATTGATTCAAAAGAGACCTCTTTAGCTTCTCCAGTTCTTACTAGGATGAGCAAAATACCCATGGCTATGAGTAACTACGGTTACCTGCTCATTTAAAATTCACGGTTATAGTTATAGGTGaccatttaaataaataaacggttataggtataaccgtttacccgtgaaatttaaatgggtgatTATGGATAATACATGCGGTTACAGGTATAACCGTTTAAATTTCTTGTTTAAGAACTTCTTACACTACCATACCCACAGCATCCACCAAAATTACAATTCTGTTCAATCCAAGTATCAGTTATAAGGTAGTACACCAGTCCATGTTCTTATGGAGAATTTTTCAGAACATGGTTACTATTTTACTCAAACTAGatatgtttttaattaatatactCTAGAAGTGGAATATTTATATATCCACTATGTCATTCATCTGTATTATAACACGTGAAATAATAGCTTATATATCAACCTATATCTCGCTACACTGAAACTTGCCAGCACTGTAATAACAAATTAAAGTGAGATGGCGAAGAGCAATCCACCCGGCACCACCTAGTGAATAGTGGCATGCACGGACGACGAGTATattagtgagagagagagtgagagcgtAGAAACACAAGCCTCTCTCAAAGCGTTAGAAACACAAACCAAAGCCTCTCTCAAGAGATCACTGATTCAGTAGAGATAACTCAGTCAGGCTTTTCTTACATATTTCTGTGCAGGTATTTTCATGTGATCAGAAGGAAGAATCAATGGCAGCACCAGCAGCAAGGTATCTTGTCGTGGTGGTTGACGGATCAGCAGCTATGGGACCCTACTGGAACACCAAATTCTCAGATTACCTTgaaattcaagaaattcaaacaaTGAGACTTGGGGGGCAAGTCACACATCCAAACATGGAATACCTATGCATTCCGCGACCCTTTTCAGGTACTCAAGGACCAATAAGCCTTGGTCCTCTGCGCCCTAGAGCAAGCCAAAGAAATTTCTCAGGAGagtgtggaacaaaattaattgGTGCCTTTGTTGCAGGACAGCAGTTGCAATAGCAAGTATAATACCTCGCAGATTATATGGTGGGGTGGAGCTTGCTGCTAGTTCTAACAAGACACCCCAAGACGAAACATACGTTCCAGCATAGGAGGTAAAAATACAGTTTCATGCATAGGATAATCAGTCTAATTTAGCTTCAGTTCAACAAATCATTTTTTGAGTTTCCTGATTAAGTGTGATCAGACTTGTTGGTTAATTTACCTTTGCCTGCTTTCAGGGAACGATATCTGCTATGTATCCCGATCAACTAATTCCGGTCGGCCGAGCCAAGGTATGACTAAGTAATCATCTGCACTTGTTCATCTGCAATGAAGCGCTTGTCCATCTGCACTTGCTCAAAACCGACTATTTCGCTAAACATATGATACGAGACTTTAGTGCTTACTGTAACAGGCTTATAGGAAGGCCTCAACACCACAGCAGTATGCCCCGACCGATACAACGATTGAGAGGAGAGGACATCGAATCCCCACGAGTTTTAGGGTTTCGGGAACACAAAACCGAACGAAATGGACTCCGCAATGATTTGTAGAGTCTAGTAAGAAATAGGGCTCGGTCGAACACACGAAATTATACCAACATAATGTAAACAGTTCTCATAGTACCAATTGTTTGTGGATCTTCGCAATGTAAAAGGAAATGTTTGAGTGTTCGCTTGACAAAACATCCTATGCAGTATTAACGTTACAAGACACACAACATGATTCTTAGATCCATTACAAAATATACACAAAAGGGTTTTTGTACAAAGCTCAATCCAAGGTATTTATATAAGCCTTCGGACGGTCAACTTTCGGCGAAAAAAATAGGAGGAGAAGAAACCATGGCAGCAACTCTCACAACAGACTGCCCTGGGGTAAGACGTATCGACATGTTCAATCATCTATAACAGACTAACAGTAATCTGCGGCTGAGTATGTAGCACATGCCAAATCCTGAAGAAAAAAGGACGGATATGCATGGGCTTTCTCGAACTTAATCAACTATTGGCCGGGGTTTTCTTCTTCAACCTTACGGCCTTCTGACTGGATTGCTGCTGCGGAGTTGGCTCAACAAGCAGCAAGCGTGACATGGCATACGCCAATAGTTCTTCTCGGTGTGAAAATGTGAAGTCCAGATGGGCGTACTCAAATTCACCATATGATACATCGACACCTGATTCATCCATCAACTTATAATGCTTTCTGACCATTGATGGCCGAATTACCTTGTCCTTTCGTCCAGCAACCAGATCAACTGGAACATCAATAAGCCCATAGTACTCCCCCAAGTCGAATGGCTCTGGAGATCCATACACCTCCATATTAGCAGAACCACTCCCGTAATCGAACATTCTAAACTTTCCAGCACGCTTGATTTGTGCAAGATGGAGAGCCACTCGGAATGATACGCCCGGCATGTCGTTCATGTTATAATGTGGTATCCCTAACACACCAACCCAATTTGAGCTATCCCCACCAACAGAATAACTCATCAGGGTCTGAACCAGTCCTCCGACCGCAGGATAGTTATGAAAGTCTCGCGCCAACTTGTTCAGAAGCATGCGAAAGAACCTGGTTGGTATGTAAAAGGCAGGCACAAGAGGAGCCAGAAGAGGAGCCAATAGAAGAAAGACATTCTCCACAACCGTAAACATAAAGGTAGAATCACCATGGAAGCCAGCAGGTGACAGTAAAACCAGCCTAGAGAGTCTGTGGGGTTTCTCTTCTATTCTCTGCGTTATAACGTACATAAGTATTGCTGCTCCTCCCAAGCTATGGCAAATTGCACAGAGCTTGTATGGTTGACCATCATTTGTTTCTTCGTCAACATCAGGTTGACTAAGTTTCAATTCAGCAGTTTTAACTTGGTGAATCTTCTCTATCATTGCAGGAATATCCTGAGTCCCATGCTCATTGATGGAGTACTGCCAATACCTGCATTGTTTGCTATGTTCAGTAACTCAGCTTGTACTGAAGTACTTTATGGAAATTGCTACTTTGTGTTTAACAAATCTGAAATATTGCAACCTCATTCCTCCCCTGCTGAAAATTTAAATCAGAAGGAATCAAGGATGAATATTTCATAAACAATATAACATGCAGATGCCAACTTACTGTCGTGATGAGATATTTTTGTTCACATGTTCCCTAGAAATCAAGCCACGAAAGTTACCAAGAAAAACATCATATCCTgtaaaaatacaaaacattaGCATATTTCTAACCAATAAAACTGTCTGTACTACAAGCATATACTTTCGAATGAAACATGCAAACCTTGATCATAGGCAGCAAATGCCGGTGAACCAACAACCCCATTAGACACCCAACTGGATAAGGGAAACAACGCATTAAAAATCATTCATAAAGCTCACTATATATCAAGCAAATTTTTTTGCAAAGGGTGCAAAATACAAGAGATAAGAACACTACTAGTAATGAGCGGATTGCCTTTTCATAAAGTAAATAAGTTATACCACTCTGAAATTGTAGCAGGAAGGACTATGTATCATTCTGATAGCCAGCGCCGCAAGCAAACCTCCACTCAACATTTATGGCATAGTTTCTAGAACACTTGGGGAAGGAAGGATAAAAGAAATAACTTACCCCATAGATGAATCCAAAATTCCATGTTGTAGATAAACAGCTTTCCGGGAATCACGTCTGCAGCATCACAATACAATATTAGACaccatatattaaaaaaaaagttattgtctatggaaggaaaaaaagccaaaaatatTGATTATACCTCGGGAGTCTTTCCAAGAGAAGAACATAGCCATCACTAGTGATCACATGAATAGCTTCATATGGGTACCTAAGAGAGACAAAAAAATTGAGCAATTTGCAGAGCATGTGAAACATTCAAACGAAAAGTGAAAGGTTCTACGATCAACTAAGCGGTACCAAAAGCCTTACCCAAGCTCTGTTATGACATCCTGACAAGTCCGAGCATCGGTATTTAGGGACTGCTGAAATGAAGTATTCCTTTCCTTAGGAGCTGGATCATTCTCTCCAAGTGTAGCTGTCGGAACAGTAACTTCTGTATCACTACCGTGGCTATCTTGAACACCACCGCTGCTCAGTGAACACCATCCTGATAGTGTTTTAAAAGCCACAGAAGGGGAAAGAACAAAATGTGCTGCCTTGTGAACAACATCAAAAACAGCTTCTATGAATATCTCGATTGCTAGATGAAGATCCTGTTAAGCACAAGTTAAAGATGAGAAATTGGAAGAGGAAACAAATGATGCATCTTATTTTAAAAGGGCATATTTAGCCTGTGCACAGACCTCAATGACTCCACGTCTCCTATCAGTGGTTCGGTGAACAATGTGATCTTTGAGAGTCTGCACTTTATTTATACGGCGTGTTTGCGGAGCCTCATTGCTTCCTGGTGCAGAAGAGGCTTTGGATGACCTAGAATAAGACAATTGCAAAATGCGAACTGGAATCCCAAGCAGAAACCTCGCAGGAAACAGAATCCAGAAAAATATGCATCTGATCCACATCCACCACGACCAGCGCCTACCGTGCTTACTGAAACTAGAAGCCCGAGAGGCTCTTGAACTTTGAGAGGATGGTGATGTAGGAGATATGTCATCATCACTATCTTCATTGCCGTATGCGTAATCAAGGTTCGAACCATCAGAATCAGAATCCACAGAAAGCTCGTGTACAAAACGATTGAAAGAGGACACCCCACTACAAGCATGAAGCAAAATGGACATGTCATTCAGCAACAAATATTGATGCATGAAACGTTACACTTCTTACAAGAAGATACATAGATACTACATAAGAGGAACTAACTTCACATACAAAACAACTACTTCCCACCAGAAAAAACACACATTCATTTGAACGATCCCAATTCCCACAATCACAGAACAAACTGCCAAGCGATAATAAATTCCAAAATTCTAAATTCAGTCAATTTTTCATACAAAATAGCTACTGGCCACGAAAAAATTACACCTTTATCCATTCATTTATCATGAACAATCCCAATTCCAcaaatcaaaaaataaattgctaagtaataaaaaaaattcaaatttctgaATTCAGTCAATTATACGTTCAAAATAATTAGAGCCCACCACAAAAATTACACTCAATACATTCATTCCCCGTAAATAATCCCAATTCCCACAAGCACAAAACAGATAACcaaaattttccaaattttaaaaaattatgaattcAATGAGCTTCAAAATTCTTCCATGATCAAAACCCAAAACTTACTTCTCCATCCAGCGAGGAAATCTGGGCCCGCGAAAGGTGGGCCTGAGCTCCCACCCATGAATGCCTTCGAGAATGTTCGCCTTCCCCGGCAGAAACGTCAGCAACAGAGCCGAAATTCCATTGATCAGCCGCACGATATTGTTCAGCGATTCGTACGTTAACGTCTTCACTGACCTGCAAATTCGAAAACCCAAACTCGAAAACGATCCCAAACAACCGAATTCGACATCTTTTTACAAAAACAATTCGAACCAAATCAATTTGAAACGAAGGGATCGGGGAACTCACTCTTTGGTGACGGCGATGATGTTGTCAACGAACCGTTGAATCATCTCATAACAGtataattaaattttgattttttgtatcGGAtttcagaaaaattaaattaatgtacgAAAATTCGAATTTGGAAATTACAGAATCGAAAAAACGAAAAATCCGAGCGGCAATTGGGAAGAAAAATCCAGAGCAAAATTTGGGGCCTCCGATATCGAGGGGAAGGAGGCGGGAGATGTTTGCGGTGCTGGGT includes the following:
- the LOC126599974 gene encoding uncharacterized protein LOC126599974, coding for MIQRFVDNIIAVTKESVKTLTYESLNNIVRLINGISALLLTFLPGKANILEGIHGWELRPTFRGPRFPRWMENGVSSFNRFVHELSVDSDSDGSNLDYAYGNEDSDDDISPTSPSSQSSRASRASSFSKHGRRWSWWMWIRCIFFWILFPARFLLGIPVRILQLSYSRSSKASSAPGSNEAPQTRRINKVQTLKDHIVHRTTDRRRGVIEDLHLAIEIFIEAVFDVVHKAAHFVLSPSVAFKTLSGWCSLSSGGVQDSHGSDTEVTVPTATLGENDPAPKERNTSFQQSLNTDARTCQDVITELGYPYEAIHVITSDGYVLLLERLPRRDSRKAVYLQHGILDSSMGWVSNGVVGSPAFAAYDQGYDVFLGNFRGLISREHVNKNISSRQYWQYSINEHGTQDIPAMIEKIHQVKTAELKLSQPDVDEETNDGQPYKLCAICHSLGGAAILMYVITQRIEEKPHRLSRLVLLSPAGFHGDSTFMFTVVENVFLLLAPLLAPLVPAFYIPTRFFRMLLNKLARDFHNYPAVGGLVQTLMSYSVGGDSSNWVGVLGIPHYNMNDMPGVSFRVALHLAQIKRAGKFRMFDYGSGSANMEVYGSPEPFDLGEYYGLIDVPVDLVAGRKDKVIRPSMVRKHYKLMDESGVDVSYGEFEYAHLDFTFSHREELLAYAMSRLLLVEPTPQQQSSQKAVRLKKKTPANS
- the LOC126600330 gene encoding uncharacterized protein LOC126600330, with translation MAGNTWAYVRIISGTILGGILGFYVMDRAEKSYKEKVQERLRKYEIEMKKREKLDEFEESQ